Proteins encoded in a region of the Sebastes fasciatus isolate fSebFas1 chromosome 9, fSebFas1.pri, whole genome shotgun sequence genome:
- the LOC141773547 gene encoding tumor necrosis factor receptor superfamily member 6-like, which translates to MMMAADSSKFPVWFTAFTVLLCLLVSGSSSAADLKDGSQCVDGTYPHTGGLTCCLCGAGLHLESHCIKSQTYGGCKACDQGEFSSHPTSQTSCDLCKSCLQISAALEVDEPCKPDADTKCRCKKGHFCVTEICITCVPCEECGDVGIKVACTDRNNTVCNEKIEGGITSGAIAVIIVTAILFVIGLVVLALVSKRRRDRERHDRNGPHSLAQQPKGSDRQPLKDLVPVVDLQPHMAEIAEAIGWTDMRDVAMGSNILDTIIVSCELNHPGDSQEQTLELLKIWVEKQGREASKKLVQILEDSGKRGKAESVVEILAIPNPPA; encoded by the exons ATGATGATGGCAGCCGACTCAAGCAAGTTTCCTGTGTGGTTCACCGCCTTCACCGTGCTGCTCTGCCTCCTGGTATCAGG ctcctcttcagcTGCTGACTTGAAGGACGGAAGTCAGTGTGTAGATGGGACGTACCCGCATACGGGAGGACTGACCTGTTGTCTGTGTGGAGCTG GTCTGCACCTGGAGTCGCACTGCATCAAGAGTCAAACATATGGAGGATGCAAGGCCTGTGACCAAGGCGAATTCAGCAGTCACCCTACTAGCCAGACATCCTGTGACCTCTGCAAGTCCTGCTTACAAATCAGTG CCGCTCTAGAGGTGGACGAACCCTGTAAACCTGACGCGGACACTAAGTGTCGATGTAAAAAGGGTCACTTTTGCGTCACAGAAATCTGTATAACTTGCGTCCCATGCGAAGA ATGTGGTGATGTGGGCATCAAAGTAGCCTGTACAGACAGGAATAACACAGTCTGCAATGAAAAAATTGAAG gGGGAATTACCAGTGGCGCAATAGCCGTCATAATTGTAACTGCAATTCTATTTGTCATCGGACTTGTTGTTCTTGCATTGGTGTCGAAAAGGAGACGCGACCGTGAGAGACACGACC GGAATGGACCACACAGCCTAGCCCAACAGCCAAAAGGAAGTGAT AGGCAGCCTCTTAAAG ATTTAGTTCCAGTTGTGGATCTCCAGCCTCACATGGCTGAAATTGCAGAAGCGATTGGTTGGACGGATATGCGCGATGTAGCGATGGGCAGCAATATATTAGACACCATTATTGTCTCTTGTGAACTGAACCACCCTGGTGATAGTCAGGAGCAGACACTCGAACTGCTAAAGATCTGGGTGGAGAAGCAGGGCAGAGAGGCCTCAAAGAAATTGGTCCAAATCCTAGAAGATAGTGGCAAAAGGGGCAAAGCAGAGAGTGTGGTAGAAATATTGGCTATACCAAATCCTCCTGCTTGA
- the LOC141773492 gene encoding cholesterol 25-hydroxylase-like protein, with product MTNSDGSEELLLQILWDWLRHQSFLTSPFFPVCFSLTVYLSCCLPYIYLDLLCPRLTLVQRFKIQPQSEMTWPMAWKCLRKILHHHFCFIFPLSVVHWYWRPVSFPALAPEMLTVVKDVLACLLLFDMQYFVWHLLHHKVPWLYHFFHKEHHLYTATFSLTTENTGVWEMLSLASFAALNPALLDCHPLTEMLFFVTNIYLSVEAHSGYEFPWSPCRLVPFGLYGGARHHDLHHLKFKVNYAPYFTHWDRLLGTLQEAQRTLRNTLKRS from the coding sequence ATGACAAACTCAGACGGCTCAGAGGAACTCCTTCTGCAGATTCTGTGGGACTGGTTAAGACATCAGAGCTTCCTCACCTCTCCATTTTTCCCTGTTTGCTTCTCTCTGACAGTTTACCTGAGCTGCTGCTTGCCTTACATCTACCTGGATTTGCTCTGTCCCAGACTGACCCTGGTGCAGCGCTTCAAGATCCAGCCTCAAAGCGAGATGACATGGCCAATGGCTTGGAAGTGCTTGCGAAAAATTCTCCACCACCacttctgtttcattttccccCTTTCTGTTGTGCACTGGTACTGGAGGCCTGTGTCTTTTCCTGCACTGGCACCTGAGATGCTGACTGTTGTTAAGGACGTCCTGGCCTGCCTCCTCCTGTTCGACATGCAGTACTTTGTGTGGCATCTGCTGCATCACAAAGTGCCCTGGCTCTACCATTTCTTCCACAAGGAGCACCACCTCTACACGGCCACCTTCTCCCTGACAACAGAAAACACTGGTGTCTGGGAGATGCTGAGCCTCGCCTCCTTCGCAGCCCTGAACCCTGCACTCCTGGACTGCCATCCACTCACCGAGATGCTCTTCTTTgtcacaaacatttatttgtcAGTGGAGGCACACTCTGGCTATGAATTCCCCTGGTCTCCATGTAGACTGGTGCCCTTCGGCCTCTACGGAGGAGCTCGGCATCATGACCTCCACCACCTCAAATTTAAAGTAAACTACGCGCCGTACTTCACACACTGGGACAGACTTCTTGGCACACTGCAGGAAGCACAGAGGACGTTAAGGAACACTTTAAAGAGGTCATGA